From a region of the Brachionichthys hirsutus isolate HB-005 chromosome 9, CSIRO-AGI_Bhir_v1, whole genome shotgun sequence genome:
- the rpl36 gene encoding large ribosomal subunit protein eL36: protein MAIRYPMAVGLNKGHPVTKNVTAPKHSRRRGRLTKHSKFVRDMIREVCGFAPYERRAMELLKVSKDKRALKFIKKRIGTHIRAKRKREELSNVLAAMRKAAAKKD from the exons ATGGCCATCCGCTACCCGATGGCTGTGGGCCTGAACAAGGGCCACCCCGTCACCAAGAACGTCACGGCGCCCAAACACAGCCGCCGCCGCGGG CGTCTGACCAAACACAGCAAGTTCGTCCGGGACATGATCCGTGAGGTGTGTGGCTTCGCTCCGTACGAGAGGAGAGCCATGGAGCTGCTGAAGGTGTCCAAGGACAAGAGAGCCCTGAAGTTCATCAAGAAGAGG ATCGGCACTCACATCCGTgccaagaggaagagggaggagcttagCAACGTGCTGGCCGCCATGAGGAAGGCTGCAGCCAAGAAGGACTGA